In Nostoc sp. GT001, a genomic segment contains:
- a CDS encoding cupin domain-containing protein → MNLRLEYPNELGVFKWEIWKKEVSKFPWTYDSQETCYFLEGDVLVTPDGGEAVQMGKGDLVIFPAGMSCTWEITKDVKKHYYFE, encoded by the coding sequence ATCAACTTAAGACTTGAATATCCCAATGAATTAGGTGTATTTAAATGGGAAATTTGGAAAAAGGAAGTGTCAAAATTCCCTTGGACTTATGATTCTCAAGAAACTTGCTATTTTTTGGAAGGTGACGTACTTGTTACTCCTGATGGCGGAGAAGCAGTGCAAATGGGTAAGGGCGACTTAGTGATTTTTCCGGCTGGTATGTCCTGTACATGGGAAATTACGAAGGACGTAAAGAAGCATTATTACTTTGAGTAG
- a CDS encoding DUF3596 domain-containing protein — translation MYSKPNYSKASKGTVQVISSNDRLQLWFRFADKRHYLSIGLADNSVNRKAAEAKARQIELDIVSGNFDPTLAKYKPQAALSKVATEITRSITVKTSLADLWEQFIEYKRQQCSPNLTGGQKGLGRR, via the coding sequence GTGTACTCCAAACCCAACTATAGTAAAGCTTCTAAAGGTACTGTTCAAGTCATCTCTTCCAATGACCGATTACAATTATGGTTCAGGTTCGCAGATAAACGTCATTATCTCAGCATAGGTTTGGCAGATAACTCTGTTAACCGTAAAGCAGCAGAAGCAAAGGCAAGGCAAATTGAGCTAGACATAGTTTCTGGAAATTTTGACCCTACCCTAGCTAAATACAAACCACAGGCTGCACTGAGTAAGGTTGCAACAGAAATAACACGTAGTATCACTGTTAAAACATCACTAGCAGACCTTTGGGAACAATTTATTGAATATAAGCGACAGCAGTGTAGCCCTAACCTTACGGGGGGACAAAAAGGGCTAGGACGCAGATAG
- a CDS encoding GerMN domain-containing protein, giving the protein MNTIKRYFLPPIFVTMVLSLGSCSSNPTASNLDSKTPSPTTSPTNSLPSQAPSQIPSVAQLREKSPNEESSKENAPSSPTSKVATAKTTTVTLYTSDTQCQKLIPEKVSVPAEEPVTNVVSKILEKRDTSDFSLSGYRVNIKNGIATVDLRISPESKRQITSLSSCEQFALFGSLRKTLTSNAQWNIKEVRFTERGEDIVL; this is encoded by the coding sequence ATGAACACAATCAAGAGATATTTTTTACCCCCTATTTTTGTGACAATGGTTTTGAGCCTTGGTAGTTGTAGTTCTAATCCTACCGCGAGTAATTTAGACAGCAAAACGCCATCCCCTACCACATCACCGACGAATAGCCTACCTTCTCAGGCTCCCAGCCAAATTCCTAGCGTAGCTCAGTTGAGAGAAAAATCTCCTAATGAAGAATCTTCTAAGGAAAATGCGCCTTCCTCACCAACTTCTAAGGTTGCCACTGCCAAAACAACTACCGTAACACTATACACAAGTGATACCCAGTGTCAAAAACTAATTCCAGAAAAAGTTTCAGTACCAGCTGAGGAACCAGTGACAAATGTCGTGAGTAAAATCTTAGAAAAACGCGATACAAGCGACTTTAGCTTGTCTGGGTATCGTGTCAACATCAAAAATGGCATTGCTACAGTTGATTTACGCATATCTCCTGAGTCAAAGCGGCAAATAACTTCTCTTTCTAGTTGTGAACAGTTTGCTCTGTTTGGCAGTCTCCGCAAAACCTTAACGAGTAATGCTCAATGGAATATTAAAGAGGTTCGCTTCACGGAGCGAGGCGAGGACATTGTTCTTTAG
- a CDS encoding DUF3082 domain-containing protein gives MNDQNLTPQTDAKEQVTASPLRCFTGAVISGGMGFAAYSLMIAIATNFASKPIHSINPLVVKISSAVRTLVVGVVALGSGIFGIVAIGLLALGVQLLVQQLTKQKSSEN, from the coding sequence ATGAATGACCAAAATCTAACGCCGCAAACAGATGCTAAAGAACAGGTAACAGCTAGTCCATTACGCTGTTTTACTGGGGCGGTGATTTCTGGAGGAATGGGATTTGCAGCGTATTCGCTGATGATTGCGATCGCGACAAATTTTGCTAGTAAACCGATCCATTCAATCAATCCATTGGTAGTGAAGATTTCTTCTGCTGTCCGCACTCTGGTTGTTGGTGTAGTTGCTTTAGGTAGCGGGATTTTTGGTATAGTGGCAATTGGTTTATTGGCTTTGGGAGTACAATTATTAGTACAGCAATTGACTAAGCAAAAAAGTAGTGAAAACTAG
- a CDS encoding creatininase family protein: MLLHLSTWQEVEAYLQQSKGIIFPIGSTEQHGPTGLIGTDAICAEAIAGGVGDATQAIVGPTINVGMALHHTAFPGTISLRPSTLIQVVRDYVTCLAKAGFSKFYFINGHGGNIATLKAAFSETYAHLEDLQIANAQQVQCQVANWFMCGSVYKLAKELYGDQEGSHATPSEVALTQYVYPEVIKQAPLSPEVASGHRIYNAADFRVRYPDGRMGSNPALATPEHGKQFYDLAVKELSNGYFEFVNAE; encoded by the coding sequence ATGTTACTGCATTTAAGTACTTGGCAAGAAGTCGAAGCTTATTTACAGCAGTCAAAGGGGATTATTTTCCCTATTGGTTCCACAGAACAACATGGGCCAACGGGATTAATTGGTACTGATGCTATTTGTGCAGAAGCGATCGCAGGCGGTGTAGGTGATGCAACTCAAGCGATCGTTGGCCCTACAATCAATGTGGGCATGGCACTACACCATACTGCTTTTCCTGGCACAATTAGTCTGCGTCCCAGCACTTTAATTCAAGTAGTGCGAGATTATGTAACTTGTTTAGCCAAAGCTGGTTTTAGCAAATTCTACTTTATTAACGGACATGGTGGTAATATTGCCACCCTCAAAGCTGCTTTTTCAGAAACCTACGCTCATTTAGAAGATTTGCAGATTGCCAATGCTCAACAGGTGCAATGTCAAGTAGCAAACTGGTTTATGTGCGGTTCTGTATATAAACTAGCTAAAGAATTATATGGGGATCAAGAAGGTTCTCATGCAACGCCAAGTGAAGTAGCCCTCACCCAGTATGTTTATCCAGAGGTGATTAAGCAAGCACCTCTTTCACCAGAAGTTGCAAGTGGACATAGGATTTATAACGCTGCTGACTTTCGAGTGCGTTATCCAGATGGACGCATGGGATCAAATCCAGCTTTAGCAACGCCAGAACATGGTAAGCAATTTTATGATTTAGCAGTGAAAGAACTTAGCAATGGATATTTTGAATTTGTGAACGCAGAATAA
- the rsmA gene encoding 16S rRNA (adenine(1518)-N(6)/adenine(1519)-N(6))-dimethyltransferase RsmA: protein MIRPRKVFAQHWLKSEKALDAIIKAAECTESDRSPKGDRVLEIGPGTGILTRRLLPLVQSLVAVEIDRDLCQLLSKQLGKTEKFLLLQGDFLTLDLPSYLAAFPNFQQPNKVVANIPYNITGPIIEKLLGTIANPNPEPFDSIVLLVQKEVAERLYAKSGSKAFGALSVRVQYLAECELICTVPAAAFHPPPKVDSAVVRLRPRKIEIPALNPRQLENFLKLGFGAKRKMLRNNLQSVIERDRLSHLLEQLKINPQARAEDLSVQQWVILANELGVESRE from the coding sequence ATGATCCGACCGCGTAAGGTCTTTGCTCAACATTGGCTCAAAAGTGAAAAGGCGCTCGACGCAATAATTAAAGCAGCTGAGTGTACAGAAAGCGATCGCTCCCCCAAAGGCGATCGCGTCCTGGAAATTGGGCCTGGAACTGGCATTCTGACTCGTCGTTTATTACCCTTAGTGCAATCTCTGGTTGCAGTTGAAATAGACCGCGACTTATGCCAACTGTTGTCAAAGCAGCTTGGTAAGACTGAAAAATTTTTACTGCTGCAAGGTGATTTTCTGACTCTAGATTTACCATCTTATCTGGCAGCCTTTCCCAATTTCCAACAGCCAAATAAGGTAGTAGCCAATATTCCATATAATATTACAGGGCCAATCATTGAGAAACTATTGGGTACGATCGCTAACCCAAATCCCGAACCATTTGACTCAATAGTGTTGCTGGTACAAAAAGAAGTAGCAGAAAGGTTATATGCTAAATCAGGTTCAAAAGCTTTTGGGGCTTTGAGTGTGCGGGTACAGTATTTGGCTGAGTGTGAGTTAATCTGCACAGTCCCAGCGGCCGCATTCCATCCACCGCCAAAAGTCGATTCAGCAGTGGTGCGATTGCGCCCCCGAAAAATAGAGATACCAGCACTTAATCCCCGACAGTTAGAAAATTTCTTAAAGTTGGGGTTTGGTGCCAAGCGCAAAATGTTACGAAATAATTTGCAATCTGTTATAGAACGCGATCGCTTGAGCCACTTACTGGAACAATTAAAAATAAATCCCCAAGCCAGAGCCGAAGACCTCAGCGTTCAGCAATGGGTAATTTTAGCAAATGAATTGGGAGTAGAAAGTAGGGAGTAG
- a CDS encoding YARHG domain-containing protein — translation MTIQLLNDRYQVIRTLGAGGFGETYLAEDTYMPSKRRCVVKQLRPIHNNPQIYQLVQERFQREAAILEELGGANDQIPALYAYFSSGGQFYLVQEWVEGDTLTEKVQKQGLFSEGAIQELFMNLLPVLDYVHSKHIVHRDIKPDNIIVRYRDGKPVLIDFGAVRESMGTVVNSQGNPTSSIVIGTPGYMPSEQAAGRPVYSSDLYSLGMTVIYLLTGKQAQQLETDSQTGEIIWRQYASHVSPIMARVIDRAIAYHPRDRYPTARAMLDSLQSIANPIPPTQPLLTQPTIVSAPPPQTVPLKPQPSPQSSNRQNNILMGSLIAGGLVGASVIISQVLPKSSQPIADKTVLPSETPSNVTSPVITPTFTPTTPSVPTQSPSATTSIPLVDPTTLNNYLWLSQRLVTDADLDSKSGFELDIMRNSIFAIHGRRFDNTELQNYFNNQPWYRPKYSPKTFPAKLLSKLEQQNVDYISKYQVSTGLRYFR, via the coding sequence ATGACAATACAGCTGCTGAACGATCGCTATCAAGTTATCCGTACACTGGGTGCTGGTGGGTTTGGTGAAACCTATCTAGCTGAAGATACCTATATGCCTTCAAAGCGTCGTTGTGTGGTTAAACAGCTAAGACCGATTCACAATAATCCCCAAATTTACCAGTTAGTGCAAGAGAGGTTTCAACGCGAAGCAGCTATTTTAGAAGAACTTGGTGGCGCAAATGACCAAATTCCGGCATTATATGCCTACTTCTCTTCAGGTGGACAATTTTACTTAGTTCAAGAATGGGTTGAAGGCGATACCTTAACTGAAAAAGTCCAGAAGCAGGGACTATTTAGTGAAGGTGCTATCCAGGAATTGTTCATGAATTTATTACCTGTCCTGGATTACGTTCACTCTAAACATATCGTTCACCGGGATATTAAGCCAGATAATATTATTGTGCGTTATCGCGATGGTAAACCAGTGCTGATTGATTTTGGGGCTGTGCGGGAGTCAATGGGAACAGTAGTAAATTCTCAAGGTAATCCTACCAGTTCCATTGTAATTGGTACACCTGGCTATATGCCGAGCGAACAAGCCGCAGGTAGACCTGTTTATTCTAGTGATTTATACAGTTTAGGAATGACGGTAATTTATTTGCTCACTGGTAAACAGGCGCAACAACTAGAAACCGATTCTCAAACGGGTGAAATTATCTGGCGACAGTATGCCAGTCATGTTAGCCCAATTATGGCAAGAGTAATCGATCGGGCGATCGCTTATCATCCGCGCGATCGCTATCCTACAGCCAGAGCAATGCTGGATTCTTTGCAGAGCATAGCAAATCCAATTCCACCGACGCAACCCCTCTTGACTCAACCGACTATAGTCTCTGCACCGCCACCTCAGACAGTGCCTCTCAAACCACAGCCTAGCCCTCAAAGTAGTAATAGGCAGAATAATATTCTCATGGGCAGTTTGATAGCAGGTGGGTTAGTTGGTGCATCTGTGATTATTAGTCAAGTGTTACCCAAATCTTCTCAACCCATAGCAGATAAAACGGTATTGCCTTCAGAAACACCGTCAAATGTTACAAGCCCAGTGATAACTCCTACATTTACACCAACTACCCCATCTGTTCCAACTCAATCACCTTCCGCGACTACATCAATACCGCTAGTTGATCCCACAACTCTCAACAATTATCTCTGGCTTTCTCAAAGACTTGTAACTGATGCAGATTTGGATAGTAAGAGCGGTTTTGAACTAGATATTATGCGAAATTCGATTTTTGCCATTCATGGCCGCCGTTTTGATAATACTGAATTGCAAAATTACTTTAATAACCAACCTTGGTATCGTCCTAAATATTCACCAAAGACATTTCCAGCTAAATTGCTGTCAAAATTGGAGCAACAAAATGTAGATTATATCAGTAAATATCAGGTTAGTACTGGGCTAAGATATTTTAGATAA
- a CDS encoding diflavin flavoprotein, translating to MTNSKPRDVQVLPIATNTKAIRARSWSRLRFEIEYALERGTTSNCYLIEADKTALIDPPPESFTEIYLEALRQTLDLQHLDYIILGHFSPNRVATLKAILELAPQVTFVCSLPGANNLRAAFLDQDLKVLVMRGKETLDLGKGHVLKFFPTPSPRWPEGLCTYDQQTQILYTDKLFATHLCGDEVFDDNWEALKEDQRYYFNCLMAPQTPHVQAALEKISDLQVRMYAVGHGPLVRTGLIELTKAYGEWSRSHNDREISVALLYASAYGNTATLAQAIALGLTKGGVAVKSINCEFATPDEIRINLAQSEGFIIGSPTIGGHAPTPIHTALGIVLSSGDNSKLAGVFGSYGWSGEAFDLIEGKLRDAGYRFGFDTLKVKFKPDDVTLKFCEELGTDFAQALKKAKKVRVPQQAATPVEQAVGRIVGSVCVVTAKLGEVSTAMLGAWVSQATFNPPGITVAIAKERAIESLMYPGGKFALNILPEGNHQDYMKHFRKSFAPGEDRFANFSTAIADNGCTILTDSLAYLECSVNQRLECGDHWVVYATVDEGKLLKPDAVTAINHRKTGTHY from the coding sequence ATGACCAATTCCAAGCCACGCGACGTACAAGTTCTACCAATTGCTACAAATACTAAAGCGATCAGAGCACGTAGTTGGTCACGTCTGCGGTTTGAAATTGAATACGCACTTGAAAGAGGTACTACCTCCAATTGCTATTTAATTGAAGCTGATAAAACCGCACTTATCGATCCACCGCCAGAAAGCTTTACCGAAATTTATTTAGAGGCATTGCGACAGACTTTAGATTTGCAACATTTGGATTATATAATCCTGGGTCATTTTAGTCCCAATCGAGTTGCAACCCTCAAAGCAATTTTAGAACTGGCACCACAGGTAACTTTTGTCTGTTCTCTTCCTGGTGCGAACAATTTGCGTGCTGCTTTTCTAGATCAGGATTTGAAAGTCTTGGTGATGCGGGGGAAAGAAACTCTGGATTTAGGCAAGGGTCATGTTTTAAAATTCTTCCCCACTCCTAGTCCACGTTGGCCGGAAGGACTTTGTACTTACGACCAGCAAACCCAAATTCTTTACACAGATAAGTTATTTGCAACTCATCTCTGTGGTGATGAAGTATTTGATGATAATTGGGAAGCACTTAAAGAAGACCAGCGTTACTACTTTAACTGCTTGATGGCTCCCCAAACTCCTCATGTGCAAGCAGCTTTGGAGAAAATATCAGATTTGCAGGTGAGAATGTATGCTGTAGGTCACGGGCCCTTAGTACGCACAGGCTTAATTGAACTTACCAAAGCTTATGGAGAATGGAGCCGTTCTCACAACGATCGCGAGATTTCCGTTGCCCTACTTTACGCTTCAGCTTATGGCAATACAGCGACTTTAGCACAAGCGATCGCTCTGGGACTAACTAAAGGTGGAGTCGCAGTCAAATCGATTAACTGCGAATTTGCTACCCCTGATGAAATTCGCATCAATTTAGCACAGTCAGAAGGTTTTATCATCGGTTCTCCTACCATCGGTGGTCATGCGCCAACTCCCATTCATACTGCTTTAGGGATTGTGCTATCGAGTGGTGACAACAGCAAACTCGCTGGGGTATTTGGTTCCTATGGCTGGAGTGGCGAAGCATTTGACTTAATCGAAGGTAAACTCCGGGATGCTGGATATCGCTTTGGCTTTGACACTTTGAAGGTGAAGTTTAAACCTGATGATGTCACCCTCAAGTTTTGTGAAGAATTAGGTACAGACTTTGCCCAAGCACTGAAAAAGGCTAAAAAGGTACGTGTACCACAACAAGCTGCTACTCCAGTAGAACAGGCTGTTGGTCGGATTGTTGGTTCCGTTTGCGTGGTGACAGCAAAACTTGGAGAAGTGTCTACCGCAATGTTAGGCGCTTGGGTTTCTCAAGCCACCTTTAACCCACCCGGAATAACAGTTGCGATCGCTAAAGAGCGAGCGATCGAATCTTTGATGTATCCAGGCGGTAAGTTTGCCTTAAATATTTTACCTGAAGGGAATCATCAAGACTACATGAAGCATTTCCGTAAATCTTTCGCGCCTGGGGAAGATCGATTTGCTAACTTTAGTACAGCAATTGCAGATAACGGCTGTACTATCCTGACTGATTCATTAGCATATTTGGAATGCTCAGTCAACCAACGTCTAGAATGTGGCGACCATTGGGTTGTGTATGCAACTGTGGATGAAGGTAAATTACTCAAGCCTGATGCTGTTACTGCCATCAACCATCGCAAAACAGGCACTCATTATTAG
- a CDS encoding GIY-YIG nuclease family protein has product MASETNLSSLATLEYIPYIDDRGQLPEQFQGKIGVYAIFDQEKVLQFVGYSRDVYLSLKQHLVRQPQQCYWVKIQTIERPSRTILENTENAWIAENGSVPCGNGDNKEKWTHPINVKVVMTPEEQASYQNPANDELAQIKVLKNVARRVEAEISTQLLEVRGLQMQIRFNPKLKEEGLLDLK; this is encoded by the coding sequence ATGGCTTCTGAAACAAATCTTTCTTCTTTGGCAACTCTGGAATATATTCCCTATATAGACGATCGCGGTCAATTACCCGAACAATTTCAAGGTAAAATTGGTGTATATGCTATCTTTGACCAAGAAAAAGTGCTGCAATTTGTAGGATACTCTCGTGATGTTTATCTTAGCCTTAAGCAGCATTTAGTCCGTCAGCCACAGCAGTGCTATTGGGTCAAAATTCAAACTATTGAACGTCCTAGTCGCACAATTTTAGAAAATACTGAAAATGCTTGGATTGCTGAAAATGGTAGTGTGCCTTGTGGTAATGGGGATAACAAGGAAAAATGGACTCATCCCATTAATGTCAAAGTTGTAATGACACCTGAAGAACAGGCAAGTTATCAAAATCCAGCTAATGATGAATTAGCACAAATAAAAGTTCTTAAAAACGTGGCACGGAGAGTAGAAGCAGAAATTTCAACGCAATTGTTAGAAGTGCGGGGTTTGCAAATGCAGATTCGTTTCAATCCTAAATTGAAAGAAGAAGGTTTACTAGATTTGAAATGA
- a CDS encoding extracellular solute-binding protein, producing MDRRSFLLGTSTLALSQLLFGCGGNKQTQLKVQLLKGSIPGQVVNQFHKGLQQRVQLKFAPVEHIQDLFQQLQNWQQKPKTSNEQGWSRFIPFRQGQKAADADLVTLGDYWLQAAIQQKLIQPLQEVQGNQLKQWSTLDERWKQLVTRNDQGNLDTQGKVWGAPYRWGSTVIVYNRDKFRKLGWTPKDWSDLWRDGMQQRISLLNQPREVIGLVLKKLGKSYNTDNLDQVPDLEKELQILNQQVKFYSSNNYLEPLIMEDTWLAVGWSSDVLPVLGRYPQFAAVIPQSGTAIWADLWVRPAGITKNTLSDQWIDFCWQPSTAKQISVLTKTNSPISTNIAASDIQEPLWSLLESDVYDGLRLRNIFNKSEFLLPLPPSAIKQYESLFAKIKV from the coding sequence ATGGATCGACGGTCTTTTTTGCTAGGTACAAGCACATTGGCACTTTCACAACTGCTTTTTGGCTGTGGTGGAAACAAGCAAACGCAACTAAAAGTACAGTTATTAAAAGGTTCTATACCTGGCCAGGTGGTGAATCAGTTCCACAAAGGTTTGCAGCAACGGGTGCAGTTAAAGTTTGCTCCAGTTGAGCATATACAGGATTTATTTCAGCAATTACAAAATTGGCAGCAGAAGCCAAAGACCAGCAATGAGCAGGGATGGAGTCGTTTTATACCCTTTAGGCAAGGTCAAAAAGCAGCTGACGCAGACCTAGTAACATTGGGAGATTACTGGCTACAAGCAGCTATTCAACAGAAATTGATTCAACCACTCCAAGAAGTACAGGGAAACCAATTAAAGCAGTGGTCTACTTTAGATGAAAGATGGAAACAACTGGTAACGCGCAATGACCAAGGTAATTTGGATACTCAAGGGAAGGTGTGGGGTGCGCCTTACAGGTGGGGTAGTACAGTAATTGTTTATAACCGTGACAAGTTCCGAAAATTGGGATGGACACCCAAAGATTGGAGTGATTTGTGGCGAGATGGAATGCAGCAGCGTATTTCCCTACTCAATCAACCACGAGAAGTTATTGGTTTGGTCTTAAAAAAGTTAGGAAAATCTTATAATACAGACAATCTTGACCAAGTACCAGACTTGGAAAAGGAATTACAGATATTAAACCAACAGGTGAAATTTTACAGTTCCAATAACTATTTGGAACCTCTAATTATGGAAGACACTTGGCTAGCGGTTGGTTGGTCAAGCGATGTATTGCCTGTTTTAGGACGTTATCCGCAGTTTGCCGCAGTTATCCCCCAGTCAGGAACAGCAATTTGGGCGGACTTATGGGTACGTCCCGCAGGGATTACTAAGAATACTTTATCAGATCAATGGATTGATTTTTGTTGGCAACCAAGCACAGCTAAACAAATTTCGGTGCTGACTAAAACTAATTCGCCAATTTCTACAAATATTGCCGCTTCCGATATCCAAGAACCATTATGGAGTTTGTTAGAGAGCGATGTCTACGACGGGCTACGCCTACGCAACATTTTCAATAAAAGCGAATTTTTACTTCCCTTACCTCCATCAGCAATAAAGCAATACGAGTCTTTATTCGCCAAAATTAAGGTTTAA
- the ispE gene encoding 4-(cytidine 5'-diphospho)-2-C-methyl-D-erythritol kinase — protein MRSYSLIAPAKINLYLEIIGDASGGLRQRPDGYHELAMILQSIGLADQIDVRSISTDNIRVHCNHPQVPTDKSNLAYRAAELMVRQFPEALAKYGGVEITVNKQIPVAAGLAGGSTNAAAVLVGIDLLWKLGLTQSELEELGGTLGSDVPFCVAGGTAIATGRGEQLSPLPSLDNIYIVLAKYRSLEVSTPWAYKTYRQQFGHSYIRDSDNLAARANAVHSGKIVKAILDKNTREIAQKLHNDLERVVLPAYPQVLQLREVFANQEGVLGTMMSGSGPTVFALFESQQQAEQVKLQVREAILDEDLELFVTRTITHGIQVASSV, from the coding sequence ATGCGTTCTTACAGCCTAATTGCCCCTGCTAAAATCAACTTGTATCTGGAAATCATTGGCGATGCCTCCGGCGGGCTACGCCAACGCCCCGATGGCTATCACGAGTTAGCCATGATACTTCAAAGTATCGGGCTTGCAGACCAGATTGATGTGCGTTCCATCAGCACTGACAATATCCGTGTTCACTGCAACCACCCACAAGTACCGACAGATAAAAGTAATCTGGCATACCGAGCAGCAGAATTAATGGTAAGGCAATTTCCCGAAGCCTTGGCTAAATATGGAGGTGTGGAGATTACCGTCAACAAGCAGATTCCTGTCGCTGCTGGGTTGGCTGGGGGTTCGACAAATGCAGCTGCTGTGTTGGTGGGGATAGATCTACTGTGGAAGTTGGGGTTAACTCAGTCAGAATTAGAGGAGCTGGGAGGTACACTCGGTTCAGATGTACCGTTCTGTGTGGCGGGTGGAACTGCGATCGCAACAGGTAGGGGTGAGCAACTTTCTCCCCTGCCGAGTTTAGATAACATATATATAGTATTGGCGAAATACCGCAGTCTCGAAGTTTCCACACCTTGGGCATACAAAACCTATCGACAGCAGTTTGGTCACTCTTATATTAGAGATAGTGACAACTTGGCAGCACGTGCTAATGCAGTTCATTCAGGAAAAATAGTAAAAGCGATCCTGGATAAAAATACAAGAGAAATTGCCCAAAAACTGCACAATGATTTAGAGCGCGTGGTATTGCCAGCCTATCCCCAAGTCTTGCAGTTGCGAGAAGTGTTTGCTAATCAGGAAGGCGTTTTAGGAACAATGATGTCTGGTTCTGGGCCAACAGTATTTGCTCTTTTTGAGTCTCAGCAGCAGGCAGAGCAAGTGAAACTGCAAGTCAGGGAAGCAATTCTTGATGAAGACTTAGAATTGTTTGTGACTCGGACAATTACACATGGTATTCAGGTGGCATCTTCAGTTTAA
- a CDS encoding methyltransferase domain-containing protein produces the protein MSDRRQRKLRSLSFQCVNNHAPTMLEKARQNYPHIRFDVADASNFQVDKPLDAVFSNAVLHWVKXSNSAXFTAAGIASIHQFLKPGGRFVAEXWGKGNVQADATALYSALESFGISQAQVENPSYYPSIGEYASLLEHHGFDVIYAILFPRPTPLAERETGIANWIKMFASPFLAGLAPEQQIQIIPVVEEYLRPTLYQQGTWTADYRRIRIVAIKL, from the coding sequence ATGTCTGACAGGAGGCAGCGTAAGCTACGTTCTTTATCTTTTCAATGCGTAAACAATCATGCACCCACGATGCTCGAAAAAGCAAGACAAAACTATCCCCATATCCGTTTTGATGTTGCGGATGCTAGTAACTTTCAAGTAGACAAGCCATTAGATGCTGTGTTTTCCAACGCTGTATTGCATTGGGTGAAAGANAGCAATAGCGCGNNNTTTACCGCCGCAGGCATCGCTTCCATCCATCAATTCCTAAAACCTGGAGGCCGTTTTGTGGCAGAATTNTGGGGTAAGGGAAATGTACAGGCNGATGCCACAGCTTTATACAGTGCTTTAGAATCCTTTGGTATCTCTCAAGCACAAGTAGAGAATCCTTCGTATTACCCCAGTATTGGTGAATACGCTAGCCTCTTAGAACATCACGGCTTTGATGTTATTTATGCTATCCTGTTTCCTCGCCCAACTCCCCTAGCAGAACGAGAAACTGGCATCGCAAACTGGATTAAAATGTTCGCCAGTCCTTTCTTAGCAGGACTTGCACCTGAGCAACAAATACAAATAATTCCCGTCGTCGAGGAATATCTGAGGCCAACACTATATCAACAAGGAACTTGGACAGCAGATTATCGAAGAATTCGTATAGTTGCCATTAAACTTTAG
- a CDS encoding Mo-dependent nitrogenase C-terminal domain-containing protein produces MLKTQSHRIFLPAFIKPLEEKNQIGSKKQFAQPKLDLLQPLRQWLDKIEIQNRKLAKFIAKLIPAQCPFERDIMLFGRKIAHIPPMCKLNPLYNELVYLRFRALCYLVDQCGEDIQSYC; encoded by the coding sequence ATGCTTAAAACACAGAGTCATCGTATTTTTTTGCCTGCTTTTATTAAACCTTTAGAAGAAAAGAATCAAATAGGTAGTAAAAAGCAATTTGCTCAACCCAAATTAGATTTATTGCAACCATTACGTCAATGGCTCGATAAAATTGAGATTCAGAATCGGAAATTAGCCAAATTTATTGCTAAACTAATTCCTGCTCAGTGTCCATTCGAGCGTGATATCATGCTTTTTGGCCGTAAAATAGCTCATATTCCGCCAATGTGCAAGCTGAATCCGCTTTATAACGAACTTGTCTACTTGCGTTTTCGCGCTTTGTGTTATCTAGTAGATCAGTGTGGAGAGGATATTCAATCTTACTGCTGA